Proteins from a genomic interval of Sphingobacterium lactis:
- a CDS encoding threonine aldolase family protein: MQSQISFKNDYSEGAHLEILNLLTQTNLQQEPGYGDDTWSLEAKDMIRAQIGNPDAEVYFVSGGTQANLLVISHLLKSYESVIAADTGHIQVHETGAIENCGHKINLVPHAMGKIDVTGIDKVIKAHTDHHMVKPAMVYLSQSTELGSIYNRAELEEISNYCRANNLKLFIDGARLAVALTSSEADLTLPEFAELCDVFYIGATKNGGLLGEAIVFNNACDAAGFPYYLKQKGALMAKGRLLGIQFHALFHDGLYFELAKHANAMARKLAEGIAAAGYGFALTPESNQLFPILPLQVITALNEQFAFYTWEKLDDEKAVVRLVCSWATKEADVDSFIDALNHR, encoded by the coding sequence ATGCAATCTCAAATTAGCTTTAAGAACGACTACAGCGAAGGTGCCCATCTTGAAATCCTAAACCTGCTCACGCAGACCAATCTCCAACAGGAACCCGGTTACGGTGATGATACGTGGAGCCTGGAAGCCAAGGACATGATCCGCGCGCAGATCGGTAATCCCGACGCAGAAGTCTATTTTGTATCGGGCGGGACGCAGGCCAATCTGCTGGTGATCAGCCACCTCCTGAAGTCCTACGAATCGGTTATTGCGGCCGATACCGGACACATCCAGGTGCATGAAACCGGAGCGATTGAAAATTGCGGACATAAGATCAATCTGGTCCCCCATGCCATGGGCAAGATTGACGTTACAGGGATTGACAAGGTGATCAAAGCCCATACGGACCATCATATGGTGAAACCGGCCATGGTCTACCTTAGCCAGAGCACAGAATTGGGGAGTATCTATAATCGTGCTGAACTAGAGGAAATTTCCAACTACTGTCGAGCGAACAACCTCAAACTGTTTATAGATGGTGCCCGTCTGGCGGTCGCACTGACTTCATCCGAAGCAGATCTTACCTTACCGGAATTTGCCGAACTTTGCGATGTATTCTACATCGGCGCCACCAAAAATGGCGGTCTTCTTGGGGAGGCCATCGTTTTCAATAATGCCTGTGATGCGGCAGGATTTCCGTACTACCTCAAGCAAAAGGGAGCTTTAATGGCCAAAGGTAGGCTCTTGGGCATTCAATTCCATGCCTTGTTTCACGATGGGCTATATTTTGAATTGGCCAAGCACGCCAATGCCATGGCGCGTAAGTTGGCCGAAGGGATTGCTGCAGCAGGTTATGGGTTTGCCCTAACCCCTGAAAGCAATCAGCTCTTCCCTATCCTACCGCTCCAGGTGATAACAGCATTGAACGAACAGTTTGCGTTCTATACCTGGGAAAAGCTGGATGATGAAAAAGCCGTTGTCCGTCTGGTATGTTCCTGGGCAACAAAAGAAGCGGATGTCGATTCTTTTATCGACGCCCTCAATCACCGTTAG
- a CDS encoding transglycosylase domain-containing protein gives MFRRVRNKFLRIALIVIYFLILFTCAVQINFLGLFGSSPTKKEIMLPELNVSSELYTADSVLLGRYYKQDRDPVPFDSISKNITNALIATEDVRFYKHHGVDFVGLFGGIVSTISGSDRGASTITQQLAKNLYRTRYKDAQGLLGKIPGVGLLVTKYKEWMTAFKLESKYSKEEIMTMYLNTVSFSNNAYGIKSASIRYFDKLPSEVTVNEAAVLVGMLKGTTLYNPIRNPKNALARRNTVLSQMQKEGYLKQEEMDKLAKDSLGLNLNNQEVRNSNDSYLRTAVEKWLEKWAADNDVDIYTSGLKIYTTIDSRMQKIAEGVVETKMKELQQRLDNVWGNELPWRDKEGNVIPNFLEDHAKKLPIYASLMKKYNDEAKVFEELNRKKSMEVFTWDGMEQVDYSTMDSLKHYLTMLNTGMMAMDPYNGEIKVWVGGINHNYYKFDHVNQAKRQAGSTFKPFAYAAALESGMAPCDKYEDKPVKIEFINNKGEHEIWEPKNADWSFSYSNLSLRHAMARSLNTVTAQITEAIGWDKVVAMAHKCGIDSKLESVPSVGLGSNDVSVLEMVRGYATFMNEGKRTEPVLVSRIEDRDGRVIAEFKTETKQAITPENAWLMGYMLRGTIEESGGTSQALWEWDLFQEENQIGGKTGTSSDYVDGWYMGVTKDLVAGVWVGCDEQSIHFKSSATGEGSKTALPIYALFMEELYKHPELGVTFGKFPEAKVEITKQYNCPGPRVRAPQRSSGDSAEAVELEVPSIVLPNIGGEEGAGQEGSEEETN, from the coding sequence ATGTTTAGACGTGTCAGGAACAAATTTTTGCGTATCGCACTGATTGTTATTTACTTTCTTATTTTATTCACTTGCGCGGTACAAATCAACTTTTTGGGTCTTTTCGGGTCATCGCCCACCAAAAAGGAAATCATGTTGCCTGAACTGAATGTATCCTCTGAACTGTATACAGCGGATTCCGTTCTTCTCGGACGTTATTACAAACAGGACCGGGACCCCGTACCTTTCGACAGTATTTCCAAAAACATTACCAATGCTTTGATCGCCACGGAGGATGTTCGTTTCTACAAACACCATGGGGTGGATTTCGTGGGCTTATTCGGCGGGATCGTATCGACGATTTCCGGGAGCGATCGTGGCGCCAGTACCATCACGCAGCAGTTAGCGAAAAACCTATACCGTACGCGTTACAAGGATGCCCAAGGTTTGCTCGGTAAGATTCCGGGCGTAGGTCTGTTGGTAACAAAATACAAAGAATGGATGACTGCTTTCAAGTTGGAGAGCAAATACAGCAAGGAAGAGATCATGACCATGTACCTAAACACGGTCTCCTTCAGTAACAATGCCTACGGGATCAAATCCGCTTCAATCCGTTATTTCGATAAATTGCCTTCCGAGGTCACCGTCAATGAAGCTGCCGTATTGGTGGGCATGTTGAAGGGAACGACTTTATATAATCCAATTCGAAATCCTAAGAATGCGCTAGCCCGTAGGAATACGGTTTTGAGCCAAATGCAAAAGGAGGGTTACCTCAAGCAGGAGGAAATGGACAAGCTGGCGAAGGATTCACTGGGCTTGAACCTTAACAATCAGGAAGTGCGCAATTCCAACGATTCGTACCTCCGCACAGCGGTGGAAAAATGGTTGGAGAAGTGGGCGGCTGATAACGATGTCGATATCTATACTTCAGGTTTGAAGATCTATACCACCATTGATTCCCGCATGCAGAAAATTGCGGAAGGGGTGGTGGAAACCAAGATGAAAGAACTGCAGCAGCGGTTGGACAATGTATGGGGCAATGAGCTTCCTTGGCGCGATAAAGAGGGTAACGTGATTCCTAATTTCCTGGAAGACCATGCCAAGAAATTACCGATCTACGCCTCCCTGATGAAGAAGTACAACGATGAGGCGAAAGTCTTTGAGGAATTGAACAGGAAAAAGAGCATGGAAGTCTTTACCTGGGATGGGATGGAGCAGGTGGACTATTCGACGATGGACTCCCTGAAACATTACCTGACCATGCTGAATACCGGTATGATGGCCATGGATCCCTACAATGGGGAAATCAAGGTCTGGGTCGGCGGTATTAACCATAACTACTACAAGTTTGACCACGTGAATCAGGCAAAGCGTCAGGCAGGTTCTACCTTCAAGCCGTTCGCCTATGCAGCGGCATTGGAATCGGGCATGGCGCCATGTGATAAATATGAGGATAAACCGGTGAAGATCGAATTCATCAACAACAAGGGTGAACACGAAATATGGGAACCGAAGAATGCGGATTGGAGTTTTTCCTACAGCAACCTGTCGCTAAGGCATGCCATGGCTCGTTCTTTGAATACGGTTACCGCTCAGATTACAGAGGCTATTGGCTGGGATAAGGTCGTTGCGATGGCCCATAAATGCGGAATTGACAGCAAGTTGGAATCCGTTCCTTCTGTGGGCTTGGGTTCTAATGATGTGTCTGTACTGGAGATGGTTCGCGGATATGCGACCTTTATGAATGAGGGTAAGCGTACGGAGCCGGTTCTGGTTTCACGGATCGAAGACCGCGATGGTCGCGTGATCGCAGAATTTAAGACCGAAACCAAGCAGGCTATCACACCTGAGAATGCCTGGTTGATGGGATATATGCTTCGCGGAACGATTGAGGAGTCCGGTGGTACATCGCAGGCCCTTTGGGAATGGGATCTCTTCCAAGAGGAAAACCAGATCGGTGGAAAGACCGGTACATCTTCGGATTACGTAGATGGCTGGTATATGGGTGTAACCAAAGATCTTGTGGCCGGTGTTTGGGTAGGATGTGATGAGCAGAGTATCCATTTCAAGAGTTCGGCGACGGGGGAAGGTTCTAAAACGGCACTGCCTATCTATGCGCTATTTATGGAGGAGCTGTACAAGCATCCGGAATTGGGCGTTACTTTCGGGAAATTCCCGGAAGCGAAGGTGGAGATTACCAAACAGTACAATTGTCCGGGTCCACGCGTGCGAGCGCCACAGCGGTCTTCCGGTGATTCAGCCGAAGCTGTCGAGCTGGAGGTCCCGAGCATCGTATTGCCGAATATCGGGGGTGAGGAAGGTGCTGGTCAGGAGGGATCCGAAGAAGAAACAAATTGA
- a CDS encoding (deoxy)nucleoside triphosphate pyrophosphohydrolase, whose amino-acid sequence MIHVACALIEKDQQILICQRSASMKLPLKWEFPGGKLEEGESLEQCLIREVKEEINLDIHIHEELTKVEYHYPDFSLTLYPFICSVKSGKLKVLEHEQVIWVDPTELFRYDWANADLPIIEEYIRTRRAEKDLGSIEM is encoded by the coding sequence ATGATACATGTAGCTTGCGCCTTAATTGAAAAAGATCAGCAAATTTTAATTTGCCAGCGATCTGCCAGTATGAAACTGCCCCTCAAGTGGGAGTTTCCTGGAGGGAAATTGGAAGAAGGTGAAAGCCTCGAACAATGCCTAATAAGGGAAGTCAAGGAAGAAATTAACCTTGACATCCACATCCATGAAGAACTGACAAAAGTCGAATACCACTACCCCGACTTTTCCCTAACGCTATACCCCTTCATCTGCTCTGTAAAATCCGGGAAATTAAAAGTCCTGGAACATGAACAGGTCATCTGGGTGGACCCGACCGAACTCTTCCGTTACGACTGGGCAAACGCTGACCTCCCGATCATCGAAGAATATATCAGAACCAGAAGAGCGGAAAAAGATCTAGGTAGCATTGAGATGTGA
- a CDS encoding 5-oxoprolinase yields MSNTKPLQQHLLEQFTHYSTNELVVLNNDLVKSNWGTSKTAFRTALINALSSRGIDLSAIISTEDGFTQIHQVAVKLHENKLIPIC; encoded by the coding sequence ATGTCGAACACAAAACCCCTACAACAGCACCTTTTGGAGCAGTTTACGCACTACTCCACCAACGAACTCGTGGTATTGAACAATGATCTGGTCAAGTCCAACTGGGGCACCAGTAAAACGGCATTCCGAACCGCATTGATCAATGCGCTTTCCAGTCGCGGCATCGATCTTTCGGCCATTATCAGCACAGAAGATGGATTTACGCAGATCCATCAGGTGGCCGTAAAACTGCACGAAAACAAATTAATCCCCATATGCTAA
- a CDS encoding DUF2891 domain-containing protein — translation MKKSFLLFGFVGALCVMGCNREQKTVQAPETEPPTLTVELAETIFSLPTHCLEVEYPNKLGQTLGSAADLKTPKTLRPVFYGCYDWHSSVHGYWSIVKLMQKYPAVDSAGRIRDVLNRHITPENVAQEMAFFQDENNLSFERTYGWAWLFKLQEELQQWQDPDASRWASALQPLVTLLVDRYTSYLPKLVYPIRAGQHDNSAFSLMLSLEYANAVGDTAFASTIKENAIRLFEKDKGCDLAYEPSGYDFLSPCLEEANLMRMVYDKDAYQQWLKAFMPALYKADFALEPAIVKDRTDGKLVHLDGLNYSRAACLYGIAGTDPALAHLKDIANTHFRFSIGNLHAKDDYMGTHWLGTFALYAVEKGSGGN, via the coding sequence ATGAAAAAATCATTCTTGCTTTTCGGGTTTGTCGGTGCTTTATGTGTCATGGGCTGTAACCGTGAACAGAAAACCGTACAGGCACCCGAAACTGAACCACCAACTTTAACGGTTGAACTTGCCGAAACGATATTTTCCTTACCTACGCACTGCTTGGAAGTGGAGTACCCGAATAAGCTCGGGCAAACGTTGGGGAGTGCTGCAGATCTGAAGACACCCAAAACACTGCGACCTGTTTTTTATGGCTGCTATGATTGGCACTCCTCTGTGCACGGATACTGGTCCATTGTCAAATTGATGCAGAAATATCCAGCAGTGGACAGTGCTGGTCGGATTCGCGACGTACTCAATCGGCACATTACGCCGGAAAACGTGGCACAGGAAATGGCCTTTTTCCAGGATGAGAACAACCTGAGCTTCGAGCGTACCTACGGTTGGGCTTGGCTCTTTAAATTACAGGAGGAGCTGCAGCAATGGCAGGACCCCGATGCGTCCCGTTGGGCATCTGCCTTGCAACCCTTGGTCACGCTGTTGGTGGATCGCTATACCAGCTACTTACCCAAACTGGTCTATCCCATCCGTGCTGGACAGCATGATAACTCGGCTTTCAGCCTGATGCTTTCCCTAGAATATGCGAATGCAGTGGGAGATACCGCCTTTGCATCGACCATCAAGGAAAATGCCATTCGGCTTTTCGAAAAGGACAAGGGCTGTGACCTGGCTTACGAACCGAGTGGATATGATTTTCTATCCCCTTGTTTGGAAGAAGCAAACCTGATGCGGATGGTCTATGATAAAGATGCGTACCAGCAGTGGTTGAAGGCATTTATGCCAGCATTGTATAAAGCGGATTTTGCTTTGGAACCTGCCATTGTAAAGGATCGCACTGATGGTAAATTGGTGCATCTGGATGGATTGAACTATAGCCGTGCCGCTTGTCTTTACGGAATAGCCGGAACAGACCCTGCGCTTGCGCACCTCAAGGATATCGCCAATACGCATTTTCGCTTTTCCATTGGAAACCTCCATGCCAAGGACGATTATATGGGAACGCATTGGCTCGGCACATTTGCGCTATATGCCGTGGAAAAGGGGAGTGGCGGAAATTAA
- the rpoN gene encoding RNA polymerase factor sigma-54, producing MLKQTLQQKLLQKLSPQQIQFIKLLQVPTVSLDARIKEELEENPALEDGSLANMNDPVEEYPDKDPDDDFSMEDNTYEEEFSVDEYIQEDDYRDYGGGYDHDDEDGKKEIPIAIQDSFYENLQNQLDLLALSDKDYIIGQQIIGSLDDDGYLRRQIPSLIDDLAFSQNVIVEEEEVEEILKIVQTFDPPGIGARNLQECLAIQLRKKDLTNPIIQKAMSVIENYLDEFTKKHYDKIEKQLGVDSEELKEIVNEILKLNPKPGDSGAVAGKQLQIIPDFHISNNDGVLHLTLNGRNAPELRVSRSYQEMFEHYEKAEKNDKKMREAVQFVKQKLDSAKWFIDAIKQRQQTLLKTMNAIMEYQYDYFLTGDDRMLKPMILKDIADKIEMDISTVSRVANSKYVQTEFGTFLLKSFFSEAIQTESGEEVSNKEVKKILEECIANEDKRKPLADEKLTEILKEKGYSIARRTVAKYREAMNIPVARLRKEL from the coding sequence ATGTTAAAACAGACGTTACAGCAGAAATTATTACAGAAACTATCACCTCAGCAAATACAGTTCATCAAATTGCTTCAGGTTCCTACGGTGTCCTTGGACGCCCGTATCAAAGAGGAGCTTGAGGAAAACCCTGCCCTGGAAGATGGCAGCTTGGCCAATATGAACGACCCTGTTGAAGAATATCCGGACAAAGACCCGGACGATGACTTCAGTATGGAAGACAATACCTATGAAGAGGAATTTAGTGTGGATGAATATATTCAGGAAGATGATTACCGCGATTATGGCGGTGGCTATGACCATGACGATGAGGATGGAAAGAAAGAGATCCCCATTGCCATTCAGGATTCTTTCTATGAAAACCTGCAGAACCAATTGGATCTGCTAGCCCTTTCGGATAAGGATTATATCATTGGCCAACAGATCATTGGCTCCCTGGATGATGACGGTTACTTGAGGCGCCAGATCCCTTCCCTGATCGATGACCTCGCCTTTTCGCAGAATGTCATTGTGGAAGAAGAGGAAGTGGAGGAAATCCTGAAGATCGTGCAGACCTTTGACCCTCCGGGCATCGGTGCGCGCAACCTGCAGGAGTGTTTGGCCATTCAGCTGCGCAAAAAGGACCTGACCAACCCGATTATCCAGAAGGCCATGTCGGTGATTGAAAATTACCTCGACGAATTTACAAAGAAACATTACGATAAGATCGAAAAGCAACTTGGCGTTGATTCCGAGGAGCTGAAAGAAATTGTCAACGAAATATTGAAGCTGAATCCCAAACCTGGCGATTCGGGTGCCGTTGCGGGCAAGCAATTGCAGATCATCCCGGATTTCCATATCAGCAACAACGACGGCGTGCTGCACCTGACCCTCAACGGCAGGAACGCACCGGAGCTCCGCGTTTCCAGATCGTATCAGGAGATGTTCGAGCATTATGAAAAAGCCGAAAAGAACGACAAGAAGATGCGCGAAGCCGTACAGTTCGTGAAACAGAAACTGGATTCGGCAAAATGGTTCATCGACGCCATCAAGCAGCGTCAGCAGACGCTTTTGAAGACCATGAATGCCATCATGGAATACCAATACGACTACTTCCTGACCGGTGACGACCGCATGTTGAAACCGATGATCCTAAAGGATATTGCCGATAAGATCGAAATGGATATCTCTACGGTATCGCGTGTGGCCAATTCAAAATACGTACAGACCGAATTCGGCACGTTCCTACTGAAATCGTTCTTCTCGGAAGCCATCCAGACGGAATCCGGAGAGGAAGTTTCCAACAAGGAGGTGAAGAAGATCCTAGAGGAATGTATCGCCAACGAAGACAAGAGAAAACCGCTTGCCGACGAAAAACTGACCGAAATTCTGAAGGAAAAGGGTTATTCCATCGCCCGCCGGACCGTTGCCAAATACCGAGAGGCCATGAATATTCCGGTAGCCAGACTTCGGAAAGAACTATAA
- a CDS encoding DUF937 domain-containing protein — MNITDLISGSVGSQAIEGISQKLGVDKNQAQYVVAAAVPLMMSALNYNAQKSPERAEGIQQALSSKHNGGIFDNLAGLFNDGPTEDEDKMVNHIFGKNTDTVKESLSEKSGISIGKIGGILALLAPLVMGYLGKQRQSQESSGSGGGLGDLLGSILGGGNSNTAGQGGGLGDIIGSVLGGGASQNSQPAGNQQTNTGGLGDLVGDFFNQKNDKNAKGSILDSLAGMFGK; from the coding sequence ATGAATATCACAGATTTAATCTCTGGCAGCGTTGGATCGCAAGCAATTGAGGGCATTTCCCAAAAATTAGGCGTAGACAAAAATCAAGCACAATATGTAGTTGCAGCAGCTGTTCCGTTAATGATGTCGGCGTTGAACTACAACGCACAAAAAAGTCCCGAAAGAGCAGAAGGCATCCAACAAGCGTTGAGCTCCAAGCACAATGGTGGTATTTTCGATAACCTTGCCGGTCTGTTCAACGATGGTCCTACGGAAGATGAAGATAAAATGGTGAACCATATTTTCGGAAAGAATACGGACACGGTAAAGGAATCCCTATCAGAAAAATCGGGAATCAGCATCGGTAAAATCGGTGGTATCTTAGCACTTTTGGCACCGTTGGTAATGGGTTACTTGGGTAAGCAGCGCCAATCGCAGGAATCTTCAGGTTCCGGTGGTGGCTTGGGCGACCTGTTAGGTAGTATCTTGGGCGGTGGCAACAGCAATACAGCCGGACAAGGCGGTGGCTTAGGTGACATCATCGGTTCGGTTCTTGGTGGCGGAGCTTCCCAGAATAGCCAGCCGGCAGGAAACCAGCAAACCAATACCGGTGGTCTTGGCGATTTGGTTGGTGATTTCTTCAACCAAAAGAACGACAAGAACGCTAAAGGAAGTATCCTAGACAGCCTTGCAGGCATGTTCGGTAAATAA
- a CDS encoding Glu/Leu/Phe/Val dehydrogenase dimerization domain-containing protein: protein MKALLQEFEHKKPEIVFEWKDTETEAEGWVVINSLRGGAAGGGTRMRLGLDRNEVESLAKTMEVKFTVSGPAIGGAKSGINFDPSDPQKQGVLERWFKVVTPLLKNYYGTGGDLNVDEIHDVIPLTEQFGLWHPQEGVLNGHFNIRENGRIHQIGQLRTGVSKVLEDANYTPDLKRKYKVADMITGFGVAESVRHFYQQFGDEVAGKRAIIQGWGNVAASAAFYLSKQGVKVVGIIDRVGGVINPAGFSEEEIRRMFLSRKGNSLFVEDMLTFEEINEQVWSLGAEVFIPAAASRLLSKDQVQQLIDQGLEVIASGANVPFADREIFYGPVMEFADEHVAVIPDFIANCGMARVFAYLMQPNIEISDDSIFNDVSTVIKTAIEKIHQQDSEKRTHISSRAYELALKQLLG, encoded by the coding sequence ATGAAAGCATTACTGCAAGAATTTGAGCATAAGAAGCCGGAAATCGTCTTCGAATGGAAAGATACGGAAACAGAAGCTGAGGGTTGGGTTGTCATCAACTCCCTGCGTGGCGGTGCTGCCGGTGGTGGTACACGGATGCGTTTGGGGCTGGATCGTAACGAAGTGGAATCCTTGGCCAAGACGATGGAGGTGAAGTTCACCGTCTCGGGGCCTGCCATTGGGGGTGCCAAATCGGGAATTAACTTCGACCCTTCGGATCCCCAAAAACAAGGGGTCTTGGAACGATGGTTCAAGGTCGTTACACCCTTGTTGAAGAATTATTATGGAACCGGTGGAGACTTGAATGTGGATGAGATCCACGATGTAATCCCCCTAACGGAGCAATTCGGTCTTTGGCATCCACAGGAGGGTGTTTTGAATGGACATTTTAACATCCGCGAGAATGGACGAATCCACCAGATCGGCCAACTGCGGACCGGTGTATCCAAGGTCTTGGAAGATGCGAATTATACACCTGATTTGAAACGCAAATATAAGGTTGCGGATATGATTACGGGATTTGGTGTTGCCGAGTCCGTGCGGCACTTCTATCAGCAGTTTGGTGATGAAGTAGCTGGCAAGCGAGCTATCATCCAAGGTTGGGGAAATGTGGCGGCATCAGCGGCGTTTTACCTGAGCAAGCAAGGCGTGAAGGTTGTGGGGATCATTGACCGTGTTGGCGGCGTGATCAACCCTGCAGGATTCTCAGAGGAGGAAATCCGCAGGATGTTCCTTTCCAGAAAGGGAAACAGCCTGTTTGTGGAAGATATGCTGACTTTTGAAGAAATCAATGAGCAGGTATGGTCCTTGGGGGCCGAGGTATTTATTCCTGCGGCAGCGTCGCGTCTACTTTCCAAGGATCAGGTCCAACAGTTGATCGATCAAGGTTTGGAGGTGATCGCCTCCGGCGCGAATGTGCCTTTTGCCGATCGGGAGATATTCTACGGCCCAGTCATGGAATTTGCCGATGAACATGTCGCCGTGATTCCGGATTTTATTGCCAATTGCGGTATGGCACGCGTATTTGCCTACCTAATGCAACCCAATATCGAAATATCCGATGATTCCATTTTCAATGATGTTTCTACGGTCATCAAAACAGCAATTGAAAAAATACACCAGCAAGACAGCGAAAAACGGACCCATATATCCTCCAGGGCTTATGAACTGGCGCTGAAACAACTACTTGGCTAA
- a CDS encoding TraB/GumN family protein, translating into MILTMIGTLTASHSYAKEPIANSLLWKISGNSLKNDSYIVLTTPSLCEESSSLMSKMEYVLHKVKAYYTETSINNPNTAIETEKLLRINDSKSTLNKILSSKTYMRVRAKLSIVQVDERTLNNYKPIYAYNVLSKAVYPECSHANYTEFLFRAYAEQYGIPVKELLSIKDAVSIINDYGNDYWSNEIDYVLNNEQEIKQTLASKAEFYYKEDIQGINSLYKSTKFLNSRYEHSDIEKKRTDLIVKGIIGAITKESCVITFDVSCVMNQSTSVFDRLESLGYKVTPVK; encoded by the coding sequence ATGATTTTAACAATGATAGGAACCTTAACTGCCAGCCACTCCTATGCCAAAGAGCCTATAGCAAATTCTTTACTATGGAAAATAAGTGGTAATAGTCTAAAAAACGATTCTTACATAGTTCTAACTACGCCAAGTCTCTGTGAGGAGAGCAGTTCATTAATGAGTAAAATGGAATATGTTTTGCATAAGGTAAAAGCTTATTATACCGAGACAAGCATCAATAATCCTAATACTGCCATAGAGACTGAAAAGTTGCTACGGATTAACGATTCGAAATCAACTCTTAACAAAATACTCTCTTCAAAAACATATATGAGAGTGAGAGCGAAGTTAAGTATTGTACAAGTAGACGAAAGGACACTTAATAACTACAAACCAATTTATGCGTATAATGTGCTTTCCAAAGCGGTGTATCCAGAGTGTAGCCATGCTAATTATACTGAATTCCTATTTAGGGCATATGCTGAACAGTACGGAATCCCTGTGAAGGAACTCTTGTCGATCAAAGACGCGGTTTCTATTATAAATGATTATGGTAATGATTATTGGTCAAATGAAATTGACTATGTGCTTAATAATGAGCAAGAGATCAAGCAGACGCTTGCTTCGAAAGCCGAATTCTATTACAAAGAAGATATACAGGGAATAAACTCACTCTATAAAAGTACGAAATTTTTAAATTCAAGATATGAACATTCGGATATTGAGAAAAAGAGGACAGATCTGATAGTCAAAGGTATAATCGGGGCAATAACAAAAGAAAGTTGCGTGATTACTTTCGATGTTTCATGCGTTATGAACCAAAGTACCTCGGTATTTGATCGGTTGGAATCGCTAGGGTATAAAGTTACCCCTGTAAAATGA
- a CDS encoding DUF3472 domain-containing protein, protein MIKKLTLPNVGTLILLSVLAMTSCAKQNLGSVKPTTQMENDSTYLVPLGGNSYLTKNSDKSSAVITNAGLGNWTDGESVISTYVYFKQAGKVTIGLRGQVLPAGNTSTVKVAVNGTEKTVDLGKAANGAYPVGEFTVTTGYNKINMQGVSKTGGYFADLQQLSISGPATAGGLVFSDRENMYYWSRRGPSCHLNYDVPQGEEISYYYSEIEVPEGQDAVGSYFMANGFGEGYFGFQVNSPTERRVLFSVWSPYETDKPGEIPDDYKIVLNKKGPNVYTGEFGNEGSGGQSYLKYNWKAGATYKFLLKGQPDGKGNTDYTAWFSGPEQANWLLIASFKRPHTDKNLTRFHSFLENFIPNNGHLGRSANYKNQWVRNKSGNWIKVKSASLSVDDTYRSNQRIDATGGKNDKGFFLKNGGFFNEIEKPGTVFTFEHSNPAPAIDINALP, encoded by the coding sequence ATGATCAAAAAATTGACCCTGCCCAATGTGGGTACCCTTATACTCCTGAGCGTATTAGCGATGACCTCCTGTGCAAAACAGAACCTGGGCAGCGTTAAGCCGACAACCCAAATGGAAAACGACTCCACTTATCTTGTTCCCCTAGGTGGAAACAGCTATCTGACAAAAAATTCAGATAAATCTTCGGCAGTCATTACCAATGCCGGATTGGGGAATTGGACAGATGGTGAATCTGTAATCAGTACCTATGTGTATTTCAAGCAGGCAGGAAAGGTGACCATCGGCTTGCGCGGACAGGTGCTACCCGCTGGGAATACCAGTACGGTAAAGGTTGCTGTAAACGGCACTGAAAAAACGGTGGATTTGGGAAAAGCTGCAAATGGAGCATATCCAGTCGGTGAATTTACCGTAACCACCGGATACAACAAGATCAATATGCAGGGGGTATCCAAAACTGGCGGCTATTTTGCCGACCTGCAGCAACTCAGCATCAGTGGTCCTGCGACAGCTGGAGGACTGGTTTTCAGCGATCGGGAAAACATGTACTATTGGTCACGAAGAGGACCATCGTGCCATTTAAACTATGACGTTCCGCAAGGCGAAGAAATCAGTTACTACTATTCGGAGATTGAGGTTCCCGAGGGGCAGGATGCCGTTGGCTCGTACTTTATGGCGAATGGGTTCGGGGAAGGATATTTTGGCTTCCAGGTGAATTCTCCAACGGAGCGTAGGGTGCTGTTTTCTGTCTGGAGTCCCTATGAAACCGATAAACCTGGGGAGATTCCTGATGACTACAAAATCGTACTCAACAAAAAAGGCCCCAATGTCTATACAGGCGAATTCGGTAATGAAGGTTCTGGCGGTCAGAGTTACCTGAAATACAACTGGAAGGCCGGTGCTACCTATAAATTCCTATTGAAAGGTCAACCGGACGGAAAGGGCAATACGGATTATACCGCTTGGTTTTCTGGGCCTGAACAGGCAAATTGGCTGTTGATTGCCAGCTTCAAGAGACCGCATACCGATAAAAACTTGACCCGATTCCACAGTTTTCTGGAAAACTTCATTCCGAATAATGGACACCTTGGGCGCTCTGCAAACTATAAGAACCAGTGGGTGCGGAATAAATCGGGAAACTGGATTAAAGTCAAATCCGCTTCCCTCTCCGTGGATGACACCTACCGTTCGAATCAGCGCATCGATGCGACCGGCGGCAAGAACGACAAGGGCTTTTTCCTGAAAAATGGTGGTTTCTTTAATGAAATTGAAAAACCGGGCACCGTATTCACCTTTGAACACAGCAACCCCGCCCCTGCCATAGACATCAATGCATTACCCTAA